Proteins encoded in a region of the Leifsonia sp. PS1209 genome:
- a CDS encoding serine hydrolase domain-containing protein — protein MFDDVDAVAESEGFSGVVTVDVDGVEELRVVRGLADRRWGIPNAVETAFALASGSKGFTALAVLSLVEDGAFALDTPVRELRGDDLPLIDPLVTVRHLLTHRSGIGDYLDEGDDGAITDYVMGVPVHTLVNAADFLPVVDGFPQVFPPGERFAYCNGGFVVLSIIAERVSGMPFADLVAQRVFEPAGMRNSGYFRSDALPTGAAVGYLFAPGDDDRTNVLHLPVRGVGDGGAYATAGDLSRFWRALFAGAIVSKDAVALLSTPTSTGVEGSRAYGTGFWLDDGGRVALEGYDAGVSYYGSHDPATGRSVSVLSNWSDGAWPVARALLSS, from the coding sequence ATGTTCGACGACGTGGATGCCGTGGCCGAGTCCGAGGGTTTCAGCGGGGTGGTCACGGTCGACGTCGACGGCGTGGAGGAGCTGCGGGTGGTGCGCGGCCTCGCCGACCGGCGGTGGGGCATCCCGAACGCGGTGGAGACGGCGTTCGCGCTCGCGAGCGGGAGCAAGGGGTTCACGGCTCTCGCGGTGCTGTCGCTGGTGGAGGACGGAGCGTTCGCGCTCGACACCCCGGTGAGGGAGCTGCGGGGCGACGATCTGCCGCTCATCGACCCACTGGTCACCGTGCGGCACCTGCTGACGCACCGCTCCGGCATCGGAGACTATCTCGACGAGGGGGACGACGGCGCGATCACCGACTACGTGATGGGCGTCCCGGTGCACACGCTAGTGAACGCGGCGGACTTCCTCCCCGTCGTGGACGGCTTCCCGCAGGTGTTCCCGCCCGGTGAGCGATTCGCGTACTGCAACGGCGGGTTCGTGGTGCTGTCGATCATCGCGGAACGGGTGAGCGGCATGCCGTTCGCCGACCTGGTCGCCCAGCGCGTGTTCGAGCCGGCCGGGATGCGGAACAGCGGCTACTTCCGGTCGGATGCGCTGCCGACCGGCGCGGCCGTCGGCTACCTGTTCGCGCCGGGCGATGACGACCGCACGAACGTGCTGCACCTCCCCGTGCGGGGCGTCGGCGACGGCGGCGCGTACGCGACGGCGGGCGACCTGAGCAGGTTCTGGCGTGCGCTGTTCGCGGGGGCGATCGTGTCGAAGGACGCCGTCGCACTGCTCAGCACGCCGACCAGCACCGGTGTCGAGGGCAGCCGCGCGTACGGCACCGGGTTCTGGCTGGACGACGGCGGCCGGGTCGCGCTCGAAGGGTACGACGCCGGGGTCTCGTACTACGGAAGCCACGACCCGGCGACCGGGCGGAGCGTCAGCGTGCTCTCGAACTGGTCGGACGGCGCCTGGCCGGTCGCCCGCGCACTCCTGAGCAGCTGA
- a CDS encoding metallophosphoesterase yields the protein MAGRSGLHAAGTALGVLAAAGAAAFAWGSLVERRLFTLRRVTVPVLPAGAESIRVLHLSDLHMAPWQHDKQEWVRSLADLKPDLIVDTGDNLGHADGLTGIERAFERFEGIPGVFAHGSNDYFGPQRKNPLKYFVGPSTKKASTAPRLDNAALTAYFRSLGWLDLNNAAGAVDVRGTHLEFFGVNDPHIHFDRVEAIPGALDELRENDPYGEDSLWPQDAPRPARPTVTLGVTHSPYRRVLDAFVTYGASMIFAGHTHGGQVCVPGFGALVTNCDIPRSQVKGLSIWRHAFRSAFLNVSAGLGTSIYAPVRFACRPEATLVTLTASA from the coding sequence GTGGCGGGCCGTTCCGGCCTGCACGCGGCGGGCACTGCACTCGGTGTGCTCGCCGCCGCCGGTGCGGCCGCGTTCGCGTGGGGCTCGCTGGTTGAGCGCCGCCTGTTCACCCTCCGGCGCGTGACGGTCCCCGTGCTGCCCGCCGGGGCCGAGTCGATCAGGGTCCTGCACCTCTCCGACCTGCACATGGCGCCGTGGCAGCACGACAAGCAGGAGTGGGTGCGGTCGCTCGCCGACCTCAAGCCCGACCTGATCGTCGACACCGGGGACAACCTCGGCCACGCCGACGGCCTCACCGGCATCGAGCGCGCGTTCGAGCGCTTCGAGGGCATCCCCGGGGTCTTCGCGCACGGCTCGAACGACTACTTCGGGCCGCAGCGCAAGAACCCGCTCAAGTACTTCGTCGGCCCGTCCACCAAGAAGGCGTCGACCGCTCCCCGGCTCGACAACGCCGCCCTCACCGCGTACTTCCGCAGCCTCGGCTGGCTCGACCTGAACAACGCGGCCGGAGCAGTGGATGTGCGCGGCACCCACCTGGAATTCTTCGGGGTCAACGACCCGCACATCCACTTCGACAGGGTGGAGGCCATCCCTGGCGCGCTGGACGAGCTTCGCGAGAACGACCCGTACGGCGAAGACTCGCTGTGGCCGCAGGATGCGCCGCGTCCCGCCCGCCCCACGGTCACGCTCGGCGTCACCCACTCCCCGTACCGCCGCGTCCTCGACGCGTTCGTCACCTACGGCGCCTCGATGATCTTCGCCGGGCACACGCACGGCGGTCAGGTCTGCGTCCCAGGCTTCGGCGCGCTGGTCACGAACTGCGACATCCCGCGCAGCCAGGTCAAGGGCCTGAGCATCTGGCGTCACGCGTTCCGCTCGGCGTTCCTCAACGTGTCTGCCGGCCTCGGAACGTCGATCTACGCGCCGGTGCGCTTCGCGTGCCGCCCGGAGGCGACGCTCGTGACGCTCACCGCATCGGCCTGA
- a CDS encoding transglycosylase domain-containing protein: MSAKKPRARGVLGAVGAFVGMSAVAGLLVTAAVTPAIAVTGMAANDSIGVFEGLPEYLEIGQLAQPTTIYAKNGDQDVQLATFYSQNRLPVTFSQISQAAKDAAIAGEDPRFYSHGGVDIQGTMRGVLSTVVGHDVQGGSSITQQYVKNVLLQKCEAMPVKTKEQKAKYQTCVVDSTGVSPDRKVKEMKYAIGVEKKYSKDDILAGYLNIAGFGGSVYGIEAAAKYYFNTSAAALTPAQAASLIAIVNEPTTLKIDSPDSKSNGAANGYAKNKERRDYILNKMYQYKKLTKVQYDEAVKTPVTPVITPSVRGCQTAGGSAYFCDYVQRIVQNDPSFGADKDTRAANFNRGGYKIYTTIDLTLQQTAEETMASYVPPTYGDVQLGASLVGVQPGTGRVLYMAQNKHYSQDPDVLMDPAYTSVNYSTDLDYGGSNGFQVGSTYKVFTLAEWLKQGHSLYESVNANVRTYNQSQFKDSCGQWGGSWRPTNDSPGEEGYRTAQNATTNSINTAFVAMALQLDLCEIKKDAEAFGVHDAAGVPLKSNPASVLGTNNVAPLTMATAFAGIANNGLTCTPIAIDKIVSGDGKEIAPPASKCTQSVDPAVARAMAYALKGPIEGGTASGTNTTGVDMLGKTGTTDGNKQLWLIAATTKVAGAYWVGNIEGDTDMRRIYPTHGSSPASLRDNVMNAVMTTAVNKYGGDAFPRPDNKLLQGAQVTIPDLTGKSPDDAKSILNGLGLDGVDGTAVDSAAPAGTVAGTDPAAGTSVTKGNGVTIYTSNGSLVPLPNVVGQKLSDAQKALSQFSVKVTGGSNKDGIVEAMDPGAGTPAKPGSTVTLKIAAAEPSPGVGK, translated from the coding sequence ATGTCTGCCAAAAAACCACGGGCTAGAGGTGTGCTCGGCGCCGTCGGCGCGTTCGTCGGCATGAGTGCCGTCGCAGGCCTCCTGGTCACGGCCGCCGTGACCCCCGCGATCGCGGTCACGGGGATGGCCGCCAACGACAGCATCGGCGTCTTCGAAGGCCTTCCCGAGTACCTCGAGATCGGCCAGCTCGCCCAGCCGACCACCATCTACGCCAAGAACGGCGACCAGGATGTCCAGCTCGCGACGTTCTACTCGCAGAACCGTCTGCCCGTCACGTTCAGCCAGATCTCCCAGGCCGCGAAAGACGCAGCCATCGCCGGTGAGGACCCCCGCTTCTACTCCCACGGCGGCGTCGATATCCAGGGCACCATGCGCGGTGTGCTGTCGACCGTCGTCGGCCACGACGTGCAGGGCGGCTCCTCGATCACGCAGCAGTACGTGAAGAACGTGCTCCTGCAGAAGTGCGAGGCGATGCCGGTCAAGACCAAGGAGCAGAAGGCCAAGTACCAGACCTGCGTCGTCGACTCCACGGGCGTCTCGCCCGACCGCAAGGTCAAGGAGATGAAGTACGCGATCGGCGTCGAGAAGAAGTACTCGAAGGACGACATCCTCGCCGGCTACCTCAACATCGCCGGATTCGGTGGCTCGGTGTACGGCATCGAGGCCGCTGCGAAGTACTACTTCAACACCTCGGCCGCCGCGCTCACGCCCGCACAGGCCGCGAGCCTGATCGCGATCGTGAACGAGCCGACCACGCTCAAGATCGACAGCCCGGACAGCAAGAGCAACGGCGCTGCGAACGGGTACGCGAAGAACAAAGAGCGCCGCGACTACATCCTGAACAAGATGTACCAGTACAAGAAGCTCACCAAGGTGCAGTACGACGAGGCCGTGAAGACCCCGGTCACGCCGGTGATCACCCCGTCGGTCCGCGGCTGCCAGACCGCGGGCGGCTCCGCGTACTTCTGCGACTACGTGCAGCGCATCGTGCAGAACGACCCGTCTTTCGGAGCGGACAAAGACACCCGCGCTGCGAACTTCAACCGCGGCGGATACAAGATCTACACCACGATCGACCTCACGCTGCAGCAGACGGCAGAAGAGACGATGGCGAGCTACGTGCCGCCGACGTACGGCGACGTTCAGCTCGGTGCCTCTCTGGTCGGCGTTCAGCCGGGCACGGGACGCGTGCTCTACATGGCGCAGAACAAGCACTACAGCCAAGACCCGGATGTACTGATGGACCCCGCGTATACCTCGGTGAACTACAGCACCGACCTCGACTACGGCGGCTCGAACGGTTTCCAGGTCGGGTCGACGTACAAGGTGTTCACGTTGGCGGAGTGGCTGAAACAGGGCCACTCGCTGTACGAGTCGGTGAACGCCAACGTGCGCACGTACAACCAGTCGCAGTTCAAGGACTCGTGCGGCCAGTGGGGCGGCTCGTGGCGGCCCACCAACGACTCGCCGGGTGAAGAGGGATACCGCACAGCGCAGAATGCGACCACCAACTCGATCAACACCGCGTTCGTGGCGATGGCCCTGCAGCTCGACCTGTGCGAGATCAAGAAGGACGCGGAAGCTTTTGGTGTGCACGACGCGGCCGGAGTGCCGCTGAAGAGCAACCCCGCCTCCGTCCTCGGCACCAACAACGTGGCTCCTTTGACGATGGCGACCGCCTTCGCGGGGATCGCGAACAACGGCCTCACCTGCACGCCCATCGCGATCGACAAGATCGTCAGCGGCGATGGCAAGGAGATCGCGCCGCCGGCCTCCAAGTGCACGCAGTCGGTCGACCCGGCTGTCGCTCGAGCCATGGCATACGCGCTGAAGGGTCCGATCGAGGGCGGCACCGCCTCCGGAACGAACACCACCGGAGTCGACATGCTCGGCAAGACCGGAACCACCGACGGCAACAAACAGCTCTGGCTCATCGCGGCGACGACGAAGGTCGCCGGCGCGTACTGGGTCGGGAACATCGAGGGTGACACGGACATGCGCCGGATCTATCCGACCCACGGCAGCAGTCCAGCCAGTCTGCGCGACAACGTCATGAACGCCGTCATGACGACGGCCGTGAACAAGTACGGCGGAGATGCCTTCCCGCGCCCGGACAACAAGCTGCTGCAGGGCGCACAGGTCACCATCCCCGACCTCACCGGCAAGTCGCCCGACGACGCCAAGTCGATCCTGAACGGCCTCGGCCTCGACGGTGTCGATGGCACCGCGGTCGACTCGGCTGCCCCCGCTGGCACCGTCGCCGGGACCGACCCGGCCGCCGGCACCTCGGTCACCAAGGGCAACGGCGTGACGATCTACACCAGCAACGGGTCCCTCGTACCCCTGCCGAATGTGGTCGGGCAGAAACTGTCCGACGCGCAGAAGGCGCTCAGCCAGTTCAGCGTGAAGGTCACCGGCGGAAGCAACAAGGACGGGATCGTCGAGGCGATGGACCCCGGTGCTGGCACGCCAGCAAAGCCCGGATCCACGGTGACCCTCAAGATCGCCGCCGCCGAGCCGTCGCCCGGAGTAGGAAAGTAG
- a CDS encoding RidA family protein yields the protein MAAIEARLAELDIQLPDVVPPVAAYTPAVVDGNHVYTSGQLPMVSGALPATGKVGDGHGLVPADDAKEYARTCALNALAAAKSVIGSLDRVTRIVKVVGFVASDPSFTGQPGVINGASEVLGEIFGDAGVHARSAVGVSVLPLDSPVEVELILSFE from the coding sequence ATGGCCGCCATCGAAGCCCGGCTGGCCGAGCTCGACATCCAACTTCCGGATGTGGTGCCGCCTGTCGCCGCCTACACCCCGGCCGTCGTCGACGGCAACCACGTCTACACCTCCGGCCAGCTCCCGATGGTGTCCGGCGCCCTCCCCGCCACCGGCAAGGTCGGCGACGGCCACGGGCTCGTCCCGGCCGACGACGCCAAGGAGTACGCCCGCACCTGCGCGCTCAACGCCCTGGCTGCCGCGAAGAGCGTCATCGGCTCGCTCGACCGCGTGACCAGGATCGTGAAGGTCGTCGGCTTCGTCGCCTCCGACCCCTCGTTCACCGGCCAGCCGGGGGTCATCAATGGAGCGTCTGAGGTGCTTGGCGAGATCTTCGGCGACGCAGGCGTCCACGCCCGCTCGGCCGTCGGCGTCTCCGTCCTCCCGCTGGACTCGCCGGTCGAGGTCGAACTGAT